Within Carassius gibelio isolate Cgi1373 ecotype wild population from Czech Republic chromosome A16, carGib1.2-hapl.c, whole genome shotgun sequence, the genomic segment CTTGAAGATTGACTCTGATCTCTTTTTGATCCACTTTAGTTGTAATAGGGTATCAATCCACTTCTCAGTCAAACtgttattttacttaaatattacattgcaataatatatcatttattattcttaaaatatacAATTAGTAATGTAGTGTTACTGTAATATATTGCTGTCATGATTTGTGTATTTCTATAGGtagatgacagtattttttttatctcctcATTCTATTTGCAAAACttgattttcttgattttttttacatttgtatagtATTTTGTAGGAGCCATAAATTACACTAACGTGAGCCTGAAATATTTAGCATTCACAACCAATGTTAATGAATTGCACCCCACAGTAAGGCTTTAAATGGCAATATCTCACATCTCAGACTTGAGACGCACATTAATGCCCAATGTAAATGGAAGCACTTGGAGTGTGATAACACTGAATCATGAATGTGCGTAGTGTCTCACAGACGGCTTAAGGCACGACCTTCCACCTTGAAGTGAGATTTTTGCGTGGTTCTGCCATGTTAGTTTGCTAAATGGTTATTTTATCCAGTTTGATTgtgtttattgttgtttattgCTTTGTCCTACATTATTGTGCTGAAGGGGACAGACaaaattaatttacttaaaagtCTAGTTATGAATGACAAGGATAAAAGTAGCGATAAAAGTACTGATTTGTAGCGGGGGTTTTTTCTAATCCGAAATGTGTCCTCAATTATCTTGGACACAGCGTCCGTCAAAAATAGACTAGGCGCTTATTTTAACGAAGCGGTGCGGAGCATTTATTTGTAGCAGAAGAATCATGGAATGTTTGAGCTGATCTGTGCATCTTTTGTGCAAGCTatacatttaatgaaatatatactATATGCAGCAATAGTTTTAAATAGGCTGCACAGTCAGAGAAACAAACTTTCACAGATGAATGCATTCAATAACGTTTGATCTTCATGCTCTGACTTTACAGTCCTTCACACATAATTTCTTTCTCCACAGAACCGTGAGCTACAGATAATGAGGAAGTTGGACCACTGTAATATTGTCAGGCTACGCTACTTCTTCTACTCCAGCGGAGaaaaggttctttttttttcagaccttTGAGTTTTTATATCAAAGTTATATTCATTTTTCATCGTGAATAATTTATATTTGATGAAGCTTATCTCTGTTTAACAATCTAATTGgccttctctctttctcccatCAGAAAGATGAAGTGTATCTAAATCTGGTGCTTGATTTTGTACCAGAAACTGTGTACAGGGTGGCACGCCACTTCAACAAGTCCAAGACCATTATCCCCATTATCTATGTCAAAGTAAGTCTTTGTCCAGTCATGACTGCTGCTACTGTGTTCATACGTGCATGCACAATAAACAATAAcatctctttctctccttttgtCATAACTTCCCCacaatctgtctgtctttctttctcaggTGTATATGTATCAGTTATTTCGCAGTCTGGCATATATTCATTCCCAAGGCGTCTGCCATAGAGACATAAAGCCACAGAATCTCCTGGTGGACCCAGACACAGCGGTACTCAAGCTGTGTGACTTTGGCAGGTGTGTGTCCTGACACTTCTCTGCGTGGAATGTATTTAAAACACACCCTCGTATAAGATCATCGTTTATCTGAATATAAATGTGCTTTCCCCTCAATAACAAAATGGTAGTGGTAGTCCAAAGGTGTTTGCCAGCCAGAAAGCTTGCTTTTGGCAACTCTGCAAATTAACCTTTTGTTCTAATTTAGTTTGAAATGACGTCACACTAATTCATTCTTTGATAATGCTTGAAGTATTTTGGGGCTTTTACACTACAATCTGCCTAGTAACAGAAAGTTTTGGCCTGTGTGGCAAGCTTGTGTGCATATGTGTCCTGGGGTGGGAATCTTGCAATTTGATTTAGATTCGAAGAGCTTTGATCTGATTCCAAAATGATGATAATGCAACTCTTTTTCAGCAATGATGTAAGTTTGCCAATTGTATGCCTTCATGTGCAGCCTACTATATCATTTTTACTTGTGCATTTTTGATAACATATTTATTACCCTCTATTTTGTGATCTCCACAGTGCAAAACAGTTAATTCGTGGGGAGCCCAATGTCTCATACATCTGTTCGAGGTATTACCGCGCTCCCGAGCTTATATTCGGAGCCACGGATTACACATCCAACATTGATATCTGGTCAGCTGGCTGTGTATTAGCAGAGCTGCTTCTGGGACAGCCCATATTCCCCGGTGACAGTGGAGTGGACCAGCTAGTGGAGATCATCAAGGTGAGTGGAAGATCAACATCACTGTATTTATAGGAGTATGCATAGACACAGGTCTTGATTCCCTTTGCACTCTCTGCAGGTTTTGGGGACCCCAACAAGAGAACAGATCCGAGAGATGAACCCCAACTACACAGAGTTCAAATTCCCACAAATCAAAGCACACCCTTGGACAAAGGTAAAACACCTGTTGCTACGTTTTTTGCTATAATAATTCTGTTATCtcacagaaataaacattttacgaCTTTATAGAAGGGTAAACTAGTGATGCACCGAAATAAGTTAGATTTTTGCTTTGCTAACGAATAATGATGTGTTTAAATTTGAGTGGTACTGGTATGCCTCTGCAAGACTTGTTTTTCATATAGAACCAATTCTAAGGAACATTAATGCCTCTGTGTTAAAAGAACAATTTCTTTATATGAAATTCGAATGTTATGACCattagactgtacagaaattgaaatctacagGTAATGCTAGTAAACACTAAATACATTTAGTCATGCaatgctcatgttgctaacataaCAGTTTGAGGGCaaagaataaataacatttgaactGTTTGAAGTGATCTGTGCGACGCAGATGTTAGATTTAATCAACATTGGTAGTGCAATTTATTGTGATTCCTTCTGTttctcagttggtcagaacaaaagtggcAGACATGTTACTTGTTCGGATGACATTTTCAggtgaaaattaattaattaattaattggtttATACTTCCAAGACACAAAACCTGTGCTTCTGAAGTGCGGTGAATATCCACACCGGTGCGGTGACTGACAGCCACACATACACTTCAAAACGTTAgacaattaatacaaattaaatcgCAAAGGCAGTAAATCACGATTAGGCCGAAGCTGCGATTGTCATGCATGTCTTTCAGTGAAGCATGGCTCtatgatcagcagtaaatctccgtCCAAAGGCAAGAAGGCGCTCTCGTgctgaaaatccaaatatgccctgatgctgcagctgaataaactgatttaactgctttcatcgATTCAgtgtgactaataaacacacaactatggcaatatatggtttatcggagttcatattattataattttcatcataataaagtatatctataatgaaatgctaatcAACATAGCCTTAATCATTGcgtagaaaacaatgaaatattgtGTGCCTTGATTATTGTtgaagaagccacatcatctcacagaaggatttattttaaagactTGACTGAGGTTGATTGACGTGAAGTGAATTAGGagttaaaacatgttattaaatgtagTATTTTTACGTGCTCTCTGATGGAGCAGCAGTTACTATGCAACTGCTGTTATTATCGTGAAAaattttgcatagcttgtcagagaactacggctctatgtagtaaatgctgctccacctgaaatCCGGTGATtgagatttactgctaatcactaGGGCTGTGTTCAAAATATCGATACGATGATGTATCGTCACAGAGATTTGACAATACGAATATCGATACAGCTGACCTTGTATCGATATTGTGGCACGTGCACAGCAGTGGACAGTGCTTAATTTGAATACAATAACACCATTTAAAACTGAGTAGAAAAGTGCAAGGTTTCTAAAAAAACAATGAACAGAGCTTAATATATAGGCTACAACGAGGTTTAATCTGGCAGCAAAGGAACAAAACTGGGGTTGCCTTATATAAAGAGATGTTATCCCCGAAACATTGCACAATACGGAAATATCTGTTAAGTGTGTTACTTATCTTTgtcaacctggcaaccctgtgcACACGCTCTCTTTCCACTATAAACACGCTTGCTTTCTGAAAACACCTGTTAGCTTGCAATTTAGCAATCTCCACTTCAATATGCTATTCTCCGAACATTGTAATTCATCAAGTGTTTATTTacacgagagagagaaagagaggagagaggctgtgcacatgAGAATTACCTCAGTTTTGTTGCATTTCTCTATTAAAGCTGTGGCTTTAATTCCTTTAGGAACTGATGTTACCAGCTCCTTGTTGCGAAAGATAATGTTGAGCGATCTTGAGCGATTAAGCtatttatagtttataaaaaTATGCGGGGCAGTGCTAAAAAGTTTGTTCCTGAATGTCTGATTGCACGCAAAGTGTGATCTgtgtgagtgactgtgtgtgtgtgcgtaagaTACAGAAGACAGTGCATAAGTTTAGAACTcatcttttcattttatttttaaatggtagaGAGTGCATTCATTTGTGCAATGATAACCTACCATCAATGTtaagatgttttatatatatatatatatatatatatatatatattaatatgagtACATTACATTATAAATTTATTAGAATGAGTAAATTATTATTCATGGCCTTAAAAACAAATTGCAAACAATCAGAATTTGGTACCTGGAGGGGAGTGCCCAGTGTAAACATTAAACATATGCCATTACCTATATTGTACTGCGGTACAGTTATGGAGGCCTTTCATATTGCAGAGGTCAACTGCTTATAGTTAGCACTGGCCCTGAAGTATGCAGTGTTTCATAAACGGTTGTTTTACAAAATTTACTGTTGAGGTAAAATTCAGTGCAGTCCTGTATCGTGATACGTAACGTATCGTGACTTTGCTGGTGATACACAGccctactaatcacagaactagCTTTACTCACTAAATGTGCATGACAATTGCGATTTAATCATgttcgattaatcgtgcagcactAATCCGTGCTCAGGAGCCATGAAGATGCACAATtcatgtaaatataattaattctGCAAATTACTGCAGTTGCACTTTTCAAACAGCGATGGAGACAGAGGCAAAACTTACATACTGCGGCTTTAATAATGAACACTTCAAATAAAAACGGTTATAAGTAAAAATGTATGTTACACATAATGCAGTTTAGTGAAGTTTTGTGAACTGAAAACATCAGATCAGCACTGATTTAACGCCACTGTTTCAGTCAATGATTTTGGCACTCTGAAACTGTTTAggctgaaaattattttttaaactggcCTTTCATTTTTCAAATTTTCAGATGTTATATTTCCCTGTGATTCTGTGCGTTTGTGTTAGGTGTTTAAGCCGAGGACCCCTCCTGAAGCCATCTCATTGTGTTCTCGTCTGTTGGAGTACACACCGGTGACGCGGCTCTCTCCGCTGGAGGCCTGTGCACATGCCTTCTTTGACGAGCTGCGCCAGCCCAATGCCCGTCTGCCTAATGGCCGAGAACTTCCCCAACTCTTCAACTTCAGCCCTGTGGGTGAGTCCAACTGAAAGAACTGCCACTTCTATTCAGATTCGGTCTTGTCAGAGGCTCACgctctctctttctatatatttgtctttttatCTCATACACACTAGAAAATCTCTTGTAATTTAGTGTGTTGAGGCGGTACTTGTATCTAAAGAGCTAATTTTGTGTAATGCCTGTACAGTAGTTTCCCCAGATTGTATCTTGAGTGTCTGATCTGAGATGTTCTTTATAGAAAGCAATATAAAAAGCATTGACAAGACAAATCTGCATGACcagcccaagaaacatttcttggaAATGTGGATTGTTCAGAAGTGATTATTCTAAGCAACTAAAATAGCAGCACAAACAGTATGGGAATACAGTGGTTACATGCAACAACAAAAGCATTTTGTTCCTAATTGAGGCTATCGAGGTTCCTAAAAAAAAAGGTCAGGCATTGCTTATTTTAGCCTTGCAGCTTggccttctatatatatatatatatatatagtaaaaaaatgtttgttaccTTTAGTTAGTGTACCATTCATTACTGTAAAGCTTTTTTCCAGTTGTGAACATGTCTTTAACTTAACTGCACATTGTCAGTAATTATACTGATTTAATTCTTATGTACCTAAAAGTAAATACAGCACACCAGTGGTTTTCAGTTCATCAAAAGTGACCTTCTGCTCAGTGAAGAAGTATGTTAGATTGTAGCTTGTGTAATTGAAACTGATTTCTAAGTCATTAATTCACGATTTGAACATCATAGCAGATTACACTTTTCATTCTTGCACACCAACAGAAATATCCTGATGAGATCTGATTAGATTATATTGATTACTgcatataaactaaaataaagcttttttgaTCAATTAGAATTGTGAATTAATTACCATATACATTACCATTACCCTTGTTTTGGgtcagtatttttacatttttttgtaaagaaatgaaaatgtattcaataatgatgcattttaatgatcaaaagtgacagtaatgacttgcgtgtaaaaaaaaaaaaaaaaaaaagtatatatatatatatttcaaatggatgctgttctttttaactgtctatttatcaaagaagcctaaaaaattttttttagcaaaactgttttcaacaatgataattagaaatgttttgtcATCACCAAATCAGCGTGATcgtattggaatgatttctggaggGTCATGTGACCCTCATATGGCTTGAGCAATGGTTGCTGACAATTCAGtgttgcatcacaggaatgaatttatatatatatatatatatatatatatatatatatatatatatatatatatatatatatatatatatatatatatatatatatatatatatatacacatatatatatatatacacatatacacatacctatttacacatacatatttacacacacacatatatatatatatatatatatatatatatatatacacacacacatacatatttacacacatatatatatatatatacacacacacacacacatacatatttacacatacatatatatatatatatatatatatatatatatatatatatatatatatatatatatatatatatatatatatatatatatatatatatatatatacacacatacatatttacacatatatatatatgtgtgtgtgtgtatatatatatatacacacacatacatatttacacatacatatttacatatatatatatatatatatatatatatatatatatatatatatatatatatatatatatatacatatatatatatatatacatatatatatatatatacatatatatatatatatacatatatacatatatatacatatatacatacatatatatatatatacatatatacacatatatatacatatatatatatatatatatatgtatatatgtatatatatatgtatatatatatatatatatatgtatatatgtatatatatatatatatatatatatatatatatatatatatatgtgtgtgtgtgtgtatattaggggtgtaacgatacgcgtattcgtattgaaccgttcggtacaaggctttcggttcggtacgcggtacgcattatataccaaacggttcgttggactaattaattctatttgtaaaataaatttaaaaaaattaaatataatgatatgcgttcaactaGGTAGCCCAAAAACCCAAACGacataacaggcaacgcccctgacacccccgaagaagaaaaaaaaacaccaggt encodes:
- the LOC128030744 gene encoding glycogen synthase kinase-3 beta-like, which translates into the protein MSGSGRPRTSSFAEPPGVPGAAAAAAGSAVAGGSSSGKTGGAQASGGSSSAFGNLKLGRDSGKVTTVVATPGQGPDRPQEVSYTDIKVIGNGSFGVVYQARLIDSQEMVAIKKVLQDKRFKNRELQIMRKLDHCNIVRLRYFFYSSGEKKDEVYLNLVLDFVPETVYRVARHFNKSKTIIPIIYVKVYMYQLFRSLAYIHSQGVCHRDIKPQNLLVDPDTAVLKLCDFGSAKQLIRGEPNVSYICSRYYRAPELIFGATDYTSNIDIWSAGCVLAELLLGQPIFPGDSGVDQLVEIIKVLGTPTREQIREMNPNYTEFKFPQIKAHPWTKVFKPRTPPEAISLCSRLLEYTPVTRLSPLEACAHAFFDELRQPNARLPNGRELPQLFNFSPVELSIQPQLNSILIPPHARSQTTPASHEGSGSDGPVQSSSAPGPLSNNT